In the genome of Oncorhynchus masou masou isolate Uvic2021 unplaced genomic scaffold, UVic_Omas_1.1 unplaced_scaffold_2308, whole genome shotgun sequence, the window TGTGACAGGACATAACACCACCACTCACTGCCTAATATTCATGAACTGAAAACTTAATCACTcataacattaacattaacatttaagtcatctTGTCTTTTCTTCACAGGTGATGTTCAGGAAGGCTTTACTCCCATCATTATTGCAGTTCCAGTACTGTTCATTACAGTAGTGATCATTACAGTAGTGATCATTACAGTTGTGATCATTACAGTAGTGAGCATTACAGTACTGATCATTCTGTTTTGCTTCGGGGTTTATTTTGTGTACAAAAAACGTAAGTTACAATTTCCGATGTTTTACTTATTGTAATGAAATCAGATTCAGTACTGTATGAAGTTGTCTCAGTCTGTAATTACTCTGTCAGTGCCACATCTAAGGATTTGTTCTCCATTTACATTCAAATACTATATTATTTCACATTTGAGGTGTGACCAGTATGTGAAAATCAGCTGGCCCTATATACATTTTATTCAGTAGTTAGATGTATTGTTAATTATGACTAAAACAATGATCCATGTTGATCTGGTTAATTATGACTAAAAACACTGATCCATGTTGATCTGGTTAATTATAACTAAAAACACTGATCCATGTTGATCGAGGTTGTGGAGCCAGAGGTGGTGCTACAGGAGCCAGAGGTGGTGCCACAGGAGCCAGAGGTGGGCCACAGGAGCCAGAGGTGGTGCTACAGGAGCCAGAGGTGGTGCTACAGGAGCCAGAGATGGGGCCACAGGAGCCAGAGATACAGGAGCCAGAGATGGTGCTACAGGAGCCAGAGATGGTGGAGCCAGAGGTGGTGCTACAGGAGCCAGAGATGGTGCTACAGGAGCCAGAGATGGTGCTACAGGAGCCAGAGATGGTGCTACAGGAGCCAGAGATGGTGCTACAGGAGCCAGAGATGGTGCTACAGGAGCCAGAGATGGTGCTACAGGAGCCAGAGGTGGTGCTACAGGAGCCAGAGGTGGTGCTACAGGAGCCAGAGGTGGTGCTACAGGAGCCAGAGGTGGTGCTACAGGAGCCAGTGGTGGTGCTACAGGAGCCAGAGGTGGTGCTACAGGAGCCAGAGGTGGTGCTACAGGAGCCAGAGATGGTGCTACAGGAGCCAGAGGTGGTGCTACAGGAGCCAGAGATGGTGCCACAGGAGCCAGAGATGGTGCCACAGGAGGTGATGAGGAGCAGAGCATTCTAATGGTTATCACAAGCCAGCCTCTGGGTCAATAGTAGTTTTGATCAAGTTGATGGCACCACAGTTACCAATGCTAATGGTGCTGCAGCAAAAACAACACAGTAGATGACATTGTAAACATGCAACTGGACAAAAGTAGTTTTGAGACAGGTATAATCCTGAGTTGGACGCAGACTGACGAGGTTATGGAAAGAGGAAATTCTGAAGCTACAGTTAACAATGTTATACAGGAACCAGGTGAAGGCCGGCACCAGACGATCTAGAGGCAGACTGACACTTCTTTATATACAGGTCCATATATTGGACATATCAGTGTACTGTATCCCAATGGAATCTACATCTTCTATTGGAAGTATTTGCATGTTTTTTCAAATATTTTCTTATTAATTGCCAGCTATTAGAAAAGCGTTTGAACGTCTACAGTAgaataatggtaaataatgtgtctggagtatttaaaaaaaatacattacaatTTTAAAGCACTTCTGTACTTCAAAGTACTTCAAATGAAAACAAATCCTAATATTTTCTTACAAATGTCTTGGAAAGTAATGAGTGATTTTCAACCAGGTCTGAACCGTGGAGAACCGTGGACAAACCTGCCTAGTGGGAACCAAGACATATGAcgtttaaaaatacatttaataatACCCATTTGATCACTCGattaagcatgcctctccttaatgtcaatgtgccttgtccattgctgttcgggttagtgtttattggcttatttcactgtagagccacTAGTCCTGCtccctataccttatccaacctattagttccaccacccacacatgcgatgacatctcctggtttcaatgatgtttctagagacaatatctctctcttcatcactctatacctaggtttacctccactgtattcacatcctaccatacctttgtctgtacattataccttgaagctattttatcgcccccagaaacctccttttactctctgttccagacgttctagactaacaattcttattgcttttagccgtacccttatcctactcctcctctgttcctctggcgatgtagaggtgaatccaggccctgcagtgccttgctccactcctattccccaggcgctctcttttgatgacttctgtaaccgtaatagccttggtttcatgcatgttaacattcgaagcctcctccctaagtttgttctattcactgctttagcacactctgccaacccggatgttctagctgtgtctgaatcctgggtTAGGAAGACCACCataaattctgaaattttaatcccaaactacaacattttcagacaagatagaactgccaaagggggcagtgttgcaatctactgcaaagatatcCTGCAGatttctgtcctactatccaggtctgtacccaaacaatttgaacttctacttttaaaaatccacctctctaaaaacaagtctctcaccgttgccgcctgctatagaccaccctctgcccctagctgtgctctggacaccatatgtgaactgattgccccatctatcttcagagctcgtgctgctaggcgacctaaactggaacatgcttaacaccccagccatcctacaatctaagcttgatgccctcaatctcacacaaattatcaatgaacctaccaggtacctccccaaagccttaaacacgggcaccctcatagatatcatcctaaccaacttgccctcattgcctgcatccgtaatgggtcagcggtcaaacgacctccactcatcactgtaaaacgctccctgaaacacttcagcgagcaggcctttctcatcgactctgacttagaatacgtggacaactacaaatacttaggtgtctggttagactgtaaactctccttccagacccatatcaatcatctccaatccaaagttaaatctagaattggcttcctatttcgcaataaagcatccttcactcatgctgccaaacatacccttgtaaaactgaccatcctaccaatcctcgacatcggcgatgtcatttacaaaacagcctccaataccctactctgctaatgtcacgccttggtcttagtattttgtgttttagttaattagttggtcaggccagggtgtgacatgggtttatgttattgtgttgtcgtattggggtttttgtaggcattgggattgtggttgattaggggtgtgtttagtttaggtttggctgcctgaggcggttctcaatcagagtcaggtgattcttgttgtctctgatggggaaccgtatttaggtagcctgggtttcactgtgtatttggtgggtgattgttcctgtctctgtgtagtgttcaccagattggctgtaataggtttcacgttccgtttgttgtttttgtagttattagttatttcatgtatcgttccgtttttcttcattaaagacatgagtaaccaccacgctgcatttcggtccgactctcattcaacaaacgaagaacgccgttacagctaAACAGAACTCACTGTGTTCAACATTAGGGACAGCTGTTACAGAACTGTGACCAGATttagattacatttagatttagaCGACACTTAGATttagattacatttagatttagaCGACATTTAGATttagattacatttagattttgtctTTAATAAATATTGTTGTGCCTACCTGTTACATTTACGAGTAGAtttggattacatttagattttttctTTAATAAATATTGGTGAGAATATTTAAAAAAGTTAATACATtatatttatttcaatgttttcCTATGCAGTAGGTGAATTGAAATTTGGTCATTCTATATTTGAATATTTTGGGGAAATTGTATTTGAAACTCATTCCGAGAAATGTCCGAAATGATACTTGCTTCAgtaagtgtcacgttctgaccttagttcctttgttatgtctttcttttagtatggtcagggcgttagttgggtgggttgtctatgttcattgttctataatttgggatttctgtgtttggtcaGAGGCAGCCGATCCtcctcgctactcctcctcagaagaggacgAGATCCGTTCCAGTAAGATCTTCTACTGTCTTTATAGCGTTCGTAACAGGGAAGTGTACAGCTATAGTTGAAGACCTGGCCCAGCCAAGGGATGTGAACACATTATGTGGTGATCATGGTCAACCTCTGTCTCTTTTCTGCCTGGATGATAAGGCTCTGATCTGCGCTCAATGTGACTCTCTGGGTCATAAGACCCACAAAACCACACCTGCAGAGGAACAGATCCCCCAAATCAAGGTAAGGAGAGAAATTAGTATGAATAATGACCAATAATTACTATAGAGTATAATGTCTACTGTAACTTTAAACGGCAGTATCTCTGTGCAACTTTGTGCGTGTAAATAAAATGCCCTGCATTTACAGCAGAGACTGTTGAAAGAGCTGCTTGCCAAACAGAACAATGTTTGCACGGTAAAGACGGAGATTCTCAAAGCAAAGAACACCATGGAGTCATTCAAGGTACGGTACTAACCagctttccatccaaccttttagtgagtaaagtacatgttggataaaatgttttaatgacaggcctgatggaaaccgttttttgttgttgttgtaaactttccaaatgtcgacaaaactaAATGCTtcagacaaggtgggatctttttgtgtcggttAAATGAATTATGCTAGAAATATCGGTGGAAACATTTTTtatatgcgcaaatattgattaTAATAACCTtaatatcgaagtaaacttggagtcaaaGCGATGACGTGTTGTGTGGTTTTCCCATTACGACTCGTCGGCAAAGATGAGAAtgtgtcgccaattggatggaaacctagctactgtttAATGTATTTATATGAAAAGGACTGTGGATGAGTTGAGCCACATTGAAATGTCATGGTTACATAGTTCTTTCCATCTACAAACCCTCTGATTCTATTCTAGAATATGATTACGAGGCCATTTCATATGTAATAGGAAGCCTTTGTAACATATAAAACTGGTTATTGGGAGGAAGATGAACTAAAACAAGTGCAAGAAAACAAACACTAGAAAACATCCACTGTGTCGTGTCTTTTTGTTCCAACACCTCTTCCTGTCAGATCTCTGCCAGTCTACAGAAACAAGAACAGCAGACAAATTTCATCATGCTGATCTCAGCCATCACAGAGGAGCAGAAACAACTGATGGCCTcaatggaggagaaagagaaagagatgctGCTGAAAACAGAGGGTGAGGTTCAGAAGATGGAGAAGAGATTCAAGAGCTTGGAGGATGAGGTCACTGGGATGGAGCTCGTATTGCAGGGTGAAGAACCTGGGAGGTTGCTTCAGGTGAATTTACACTTTGTTTCAACAAATATTTGCCATCTCTTGCACAAAAAGGAATGTCAAAAGTGGACATCTGTGCCTTAACCCTCATGAAGGCTATAATTGGAAACATGTTTTTCCCCATGACAACAAGGCAGTTCTAGGATCAACTTCCGTTGTCCTCCAAGAGTGGCTAAATATCCTCCTGTTTTCAGGATTACAATGCCCTGCAGAAAGGCTCAGTTGATGCATCTCCTTACTGTGTCAGTCTGGACCCAGAGGAGAGACTTGTTCAGGCAGGAGAACTCAAAGAGATGCTCCACAAGGAGGTTGACAGGATCTGGAAGGGTCAGTACATTCATTTAATAGTCTAATAAATAGTCTAATTCCCGTGTAATTATACTATTTACAGTAATTCAGGAGGAGAAACTGCAGCTATTCATAAAAACATCATTGTGTTCCATGACTATTTATTCAATCCACAGACCAAGGTTCTGCCGCTAGGACAGCTTTACGTGTAGATCCCACAGCCTGTCGGTGCTCACTGTCAACACTGAAACAATGTAGGTATAATGAATCTGATTTGATTTTAACATGATGTTATATTCACTTTGTGAAAGTCTCTGGTATTGAGCAATACTTCCATGTAGTCTAATGGTTCAGTACTCGACATACACAATATCTGATATCAGAGCCTATTGTGTACAGTTGACACACAACACTAATCAAACTGTTGGAGTGGGTAAACACTCCACAATAAGATCTCACACAACAGTTCTGGCTTTAATTGCTGTGTGCTCTGTCATATCTGACACTGACTTGAGTGAGTTTTGGGCCAACTCCGCCCAGGGGACGTACCTAGACTACTCCCtgggccggtcctggcaatacgaccgcaaaaacctacccacctcctggttcactctctccacctgcccattactctcggggtgacaACCGGAGGTCAGGTTGACTGAGACCCCCAGATGCTCCATGAACACCCTCCCGGGACgcgaactggggaccccgatcagaaacgatgtcctccggcaccccgtagtgccggaagacgtgggttaataatgcctccgcagtctgtagggctgtagggataccGGGCAATGGGAGGAGATGGCAGGACTTTGAAAAACCAATCCACAACCACCAAAACCGTAGTGTTCCCCTGAAACGGGGggagatcggtcaggaaatccACTGATAAGTgagaccatggccgttgtggaacggggaggggttgtaacttcctcTAGGAAGGttcctaggagccttactctgggcacACACCGAAAAGGAAGAGACATAAACCCTAGCTGCCCAAA includes:
- the LOC135533273 gene encoding uncharacterized protein LOC135533273 — translated: MTLVCTTHGGFPEHQVTWRTHNRTLERHEAVTKTTQDPVTGNYNISSRVNVTEGQNLTCSIYNPIFNETQSNFIVIPASPAACENEVTGIIGESVLLSCDLKSSTAIDTARLRFHWQDESERVLYSFNKGEENQHQDSLYTNRTKAFGSEISSGNISIKLSHVTLEDKQKVYRAFATLFGEDDKHIHPCRTTLLVAARFPTPSVTVNKTNMNSTCSTQGGYPQPTVTWTIQDRGNRTLDPWEVQTNITLDSESGLYSAWSQVNITENQTVTCHIFNPVLRETVSNTTIVSPSINTDPAGCGARGGATGARGGATGARGGPQEPEVVLQEPEVVLQEPEMGPQEPEIQEPEMVLQEPEMVEPEVVLQEPEMVLQEPEMVLQEPEMVLQEPEMVLQEPEMVLQEPEMVLQEPEVVLQEPEVVLQEPEVVLQEPEVVLQEPVVVLQEPEVVLQEPEVVLQEPEMVLQEPEVVLQEPEMVPQEPEMVPQERQPILLATPPQKRTRSVPVRSSTVFIAFVTGKCTAIVEDLAQPRDVNTLCGDHGQPLSLFCLDDKALICAQCDSLGHKTHKTTPAEEQIPQIKQRLLKELLAKQNNVCTVKTEILKAKNTMESFKISASLQKQEQQTNFIMLISAITEEQKQLMASMEEKEKEMLLKTEGEVQKMEKRFKSLEDEVTGMELVLQGEEPGRLLQDYNALQKGSVDASPYCVSLDPEERLVQAGELKEMLHKEVDRIWKDQGSAARTALRVDPTACRCSLSTLKQCRYNESDLILT